The proteins below come from a single Torulaspora delbrueckii CBS 1146 chromosome 5, complete genome genomic window:
- the HRR25 gene encoding serine/threonine protein kinase HRR25 (similar to Saccharomyces cerevisiae HRR25 (YPL204W); ancestral locus Anc_6.215) has protein sequence MDLRVGRKFRIGRKIGSGSFGDIYHGTNLISGEEVAIKLESIRSRHPQLDYESRVYKYLSGGVGIPFIRWFGREGEYNAMVIDLLGPSLEDLFNYCHRKFTFKTVIMLALQMICRIQYIHGRSFIHRDIKPDNFLMGVGRRGSTVHVIDFGLSKKYRDFNTHRHIPYRENKSLTGTARYASVNTHLGIEQSRRDDLESLGYVLIYFCKGSLPWQGLKATTKKQKYDRILEKKLCTSVETLCGGLPQEFAEFMLYCRNLKFDERPDYLYLARLFKDLSIKLEYHNDHLFDWTMLRYTKAMVEKQRDLLMVEGSTNKDTASSSTTPDNNNNNASSAASTASNKNDSFNKVKLLAMKKFATHFHYCKNEDKHHPSPDEIKQQSIQNSNAAASLPEELLNAIDRGMENLKQQQQQQQQQQQQQQQQQQQTQHSDPLLQQQQKEQQYAGNLGQQPTSRTTHYPPQLQPQLQPQQLQTQHQQQQQASKSPGEDIWL, from the coding sequence ATGGATTTACGGGTGGGGAGAAAGTTCCGTATTGGAAGGAAGATCGGTAGTGGATCTTTCGGAGATATTTACCATGGAACGAACCTGATTAGTGGTGAGGAAGTGGCGATCAAGCTTGAATCAATCCGATCGAGACATCCTCAGTTGGATTATGAATCGCGAGTGTACAAATACCTAAGCGGTGGAGTAGGGATCCCCTTTATTCGGTGGTTTGGACGTGAGGGTGAGTATAATGCGATGGTTATTGACCTGTTGGGTCCTTCTTTAGAAGATTTGTTCAACTACTGTCATCGCAAGTTTACTTTCAAGACTGTCATCATGCTGGCGCTTCAGATGATCTGCCGTATACAGTATATTCATGGCAGGTCTTTCATCCATAGGGATATCAAGCCAGATAACTTTCTAATGGGTGTAGGACGTCGTGGTAGTACTGTGCATGTTATTGATTTTGGtctttcgaagaagtaTAGAGATTTTAACACCCACAGGCATATTCCATATAGGGAAAATAAGTCATTGACTGGTACGGCACGTTATGCGAGTGTCAATACGCATTTAGGGATTGAGCAAAGTAGACGTGATGATTTAGAATCACTGGGATATGTGTTGATCTACTTTTGCAAGGGATCGCTTCCATGGCAAGGTCTGAAGGCTACGACGAAGAAACAGAAGTATGATAGGATCCtggagaagaagttgtGTACAAGTGTTGAGACGCTGTGTGGTGGTTTACCCCAGGAGTTTGCAGAATTCATGTTGTATTGCAGAAATTTAAAATTCGACGAAAGGCCGGATTATTTGTACTTGGCAAGACTTTTCAAAGACCTAAGCATCAAATTAGAGTATCATAATGATCACTTATTCGACTGGACTATGTTGCGTTATACCAAAGCAATGGTTGAAAAGCAGCGTGATTTGCTCATGGTCGAAGGTAGCACGAACAAGGATACCGCCAGTTCCTCGACGACGCCAGACAACAACAATAACAACGCAAGCTCTGCGGCTTCCACAGCCAGCAATAAGAACGATTCATTTAACAAGGTCAAACTACTCgcgatgaagaaatttgcTACACATTTCCACTACTGTAAGAACGAGGACAAGCATCATCCATCTCCAGATGAGATCAAGCAACAGTCTATCCAAAACAGCAATGCAGCAGCATCACTACCGGAGGAGCTACTGAACGCTATCGACAGGGGCATGGAGAATTTAaaacaacagcagcagcagcagcagcaacaacaacagcaacaacagcaacaacaacaacaaacacAGCATTCGGACCCTTTActgcaacagcaacagaaGGAGCAACAATACGCCGGGAACTTGGGCCAACAACCCACATCAAGAACTACACACTATCCACCTCAATTACAGCCGCAATTACAGCCGCAGCAATTACAAACTCAGCaccagcaacaacaacaggcTTCAAAATCTCCCGGTGAAGACATATGGCTATAG
- the NPY1 gene encoding NAD(+) diphosphatase (similar to Saccharomyces cerevisiae NPY1 (YGL067W); ancestral locus Anc_6.216), with product MSTAVSTGAVRAGVAFFGAESLNRVSFLRNDLEFVRSSLEHASTVFIPFVQGEAILSRGNELGICELKLQDEWFSLRPIVDRLLPLLNTEAARVQESGANLTFLGLKEGGDFSYKSQYRGSPYYAIDFRPSSTTLIQSKDLGPLLQAPQANRTSVLEMTNAQASLYSHARMYLDWLAKYNYCPGCGSVMYPVDAGTKMQCGNKDKNVHCNVRDARVNNVCFPRTDPVVIVAIATRDYSKICLARSKRRVHDTVLYSTIAGFMEPAETVENACSREIWEETGIKCHDINLVSTQPWPYPVNLMVGCVGLVDANGTDDKIDLTHDEELMDAQWFSTQDVVEALDKYNGTAVVQFREDITFPGKTAIAHQLIRFVCDKYKRSLASL from the coding sequence ATGTCTACGGCAGTGTCTACCGGTGCTGTGAGGGCTGGGGTTGCTTTCTTTGGTGCTGAGAGTTTGAACCgagtttctttcttgagGAATGACCTAGAATTTGTCCGTTCTTCACTGGAACATGCATCGACTGTATTTATACCATTTGTTCAGGGAGAGGCTATTCTTTCGAGGGGAAACGAACTTGGAATTTGTGAATTGAAATTACAGGATGAatggttttctttgagaCCGATTGTGGACCGTTTATTACCTCTATTGAATACAGAAGCAGCAAGAGTACAGGAATCTGGTGCGAATTTGACATTTCTAGGATTGAAAGAAGGTGGGGATTTTAGTTACAAGTCACAGTACCGTGGATCACCTTACTATGCCATCGATTTTAGACCTAGCTCGACGACATTGATTCAATCAAAGGACCTGGGACCATTGCTACAAGCACCCCAGGCCAATAGAACGAGTGTACTTGAAATGACGAATGCACAGGCATCGCTTTACTCGCACGCTCGTATGTATCTCGATTGGCTTGCCAAGTATAATTACTGCCCAGGTTGTGGATCCGTTATGTACCCCGTAGATGCTGGAACTAAGATGCAATGTGGGAATAAGGATAAGAATGTTCACTGTAACGTCAGGGATGCACGAGTGAATAACGTTTGCTTCCCCAGGACAGACCCTGTAGTGATCGTAGCAATAGCCACCAGAGATTACAGCAAGATCTGTCTTGCAAGGTCCAAAAGACGAGTTCACGACACAGTGCTTTACAGTACCATTGCAGGGTTCATGGAGCCAGCAGAGACAGTCGAGAACGCATGTTCAAGAGAGATATGGGAAGAGACTGGTATCAAGTGCCATGATATCAATTTGGTCTCGACACAACCATGGCCTTACCCAGTCAATTTAATGGTCGGATGCGTTGGCCTGGTTGATGCAAACGGTACAGACGACAAGATCGATCTTACACACGACGAAGAGCTTATGGATGCTCAATGGTTTTCTACACAGGACGTTGTCGAAGCACTCGACAAGTACAATGGGACAGCAGTGGTTCAATTCAGGGAAGATATAACATTCCCGGGAAAAACAGCAATTGCTCATCAACTGATAAGATTCGTGTGTGATAAGTACAAGAGGTCCTTGGCATCGTTATAA
- the PGC1 gene encoding phosphatidylglycerol phospholipase (similar to Saccharomyces cerevisiae YPL206C; ancestral locus Anc_6.217) — translation MMEIVGHRAFKGQYIENTWTAFERAYEAKTDVIETDLQMTSDGVVMVNHDTDTGRIWDQNLVIGDHTFEEIKQLRCKDDKNAQMPSLEELLRWTVEHPHGKIMLDIKFTNNKIILVKTFATMLRVKDDLEYWQSRIIWGLWLLDWFEYGIETGVLKDFQVIVISLSLDIARGFIDYSLKLNNPHYKLYGISIHYVASWTDTFRKEMVPVLKKHDIKVFLWTVNKVIDFKCTAGLPIHGVVTDDPIVARQLCLEFSSIREFHKPDWTTINGARFCLYLTVYRIVCSLLFKSWAHYKVAGISVAYLVFLLLRSIHFL, via the coding sequence ATGATGGAGATTGTAGGACACAGGGCCTTCAAGGGCCAGTACATTGAGAACACTTGGACGGCTTTCGAACGGGCTTACGAGGCCAAGACTGATGTTATCGAGACCGATTTGCAGATGACGAGCGACGGAGTGGTTATGGTGAATCACGACACTGATACCGGCAGAATTTGGGACCAAAATCTGGTAATTGGGGATCATACGTTTGAGGAGATTAAACAATTGCGTTGCAAGGATGATAAGAATGCTCAGATGCCCTCTTTAGAGGAGCTGCTGAGATGGACTGTAGAACACCCTCATGGGAAGATTATGCTCGATATCAAGTTCACCAATAATAAGATAATCCTGGTCAAGACTTTTGCCACGATGTTGAGAGTCAAGGACGATTTGGAGTATTGGCAATCGCGTATTATTTGGGGTCTTTGGTTACTCGACTGGTTTGAGTACGGAATTGAGACAGGTGTGCTGAAAGACTTCCAAGTGATCGTGATTTCTTTATCCCTCGATATTGCTCGAGGGTTTATCGATTACTCGCTGAAGTTAAATAATCCACATTACAAGCTTTATGGGATAAGTATTCACTATGTGGCATCATGGACCGATACGTTTAGGAAAGAAATGGTACCGGTACTAAAGAAGCATGATATTAAAGTGTTTCTATGGACTGTCAATAAAGTTATCGATTTCAAATGCACAGCTGGACTGCCTATTCACGGTGTGGTGACCGATGACCCAATTGTCGCTCGCCAGCTATGTCTCGAGTTCTCGTCAATCCGTGAGTTTCACAAGCCAGATTGGACCACTATCAATGGGGCACGGTTCTGCTTGTATCTCACTGTCTATCGCATTGTATGCTcacttcttttcaaaagctggGCCCATTATAAAGTCGCCGGAATCTCCGTAGCATACCTTGTTTTCCTGCTGCTCAGATCCATTCACTTTTTATAG
- the SGF73 gene encoding deubiquitination module subunit SGF73 (similar to Saccharomyces cerevisiae SGF73 (YGL066W); ancestral locus Anc_6.218), with protein MTSIHSEIKGIKKEVRDQYANSADNSKSNSDSGWKELLASVNNNPYQYRRIKQATKEKYFNSNAKIIEDPLEESAFNYRICNSCGAPLALNSIMDHLENHCKGNNGADSAKEMKREPTDDEFESMSSVEKKNPDSSASNGKRLATDEGSYTPGPDQKKLKESSETPLKRQRKVKQRNPTDKHLIDFDKQCGVELPEGGYCARSLTCKSHSMGAKRSVVGRTQPFDSLLADYHKQHQTKIGAAAEKRAKQQEIQKQQKQVQREQKKQSQQNKQSQKNRKGNSAGPGGSSKSANGASSKNGTDALGSDMSLTPEEETTQVLNGVSRSFPLPLESTVLSSVRGRTKYFRMREMFASAFSVKPGYTPPGYGAIHSRVGCLDLDRTTDYKLRIRTPQPINQLPPQGLTPEQLQKLQQQRLLRAQMQRDNQQQNNYQQQHHQAPIPQHQQTSMPYNHVAVPRAMDSMSKPPQGQISHEQNGLTPQEIQFQQQNYDSNNYSNNVSKRQPSI; from the coding sequence ATGACATCGATACATTCGGAGATCAAGGGcatcaagaaagaggtCCGGGACCAGTACGCTAATTCGGCAGATAATTCGAAATCAAATAGTGATAGTGGATGGAAAGAGTTACTGGCATCAGTTAATAATAATCCTTACCAATATAGGCGAATCAAGCAGGCTACTAAGGagaaatatttcaattcaaacGCAAAAATTATAGAAGATCCATTGGAAGAATCGGCATTCAATTACAGGATTTGTAATAGTTGTGGAGCGCCATTGGCGTTGAACAGTATAATGGATCATTTGGAAAACCACTGCAAAGGTAACAACGGTGCAGATTCTGCGAAAGAAATGAAGAGAGAGCCCACGGATGATGAATTCGAAAGTATGTCGTCtgtggagaagaaaaatcctGACTCTAGTGCGTCTAACGGTAAGCGTTTAGCCACAGATGAGGGTTCGTATACCCCAGGACCagatcaaaagaagttAAAAGAAAGTAGTGAGACCCCATTGAAAAGACAGCGGAAAGTAAAGCAAAGAAATCCAACTGATAAACATCTTATCGATTTTGATAAGCAATGTGGTGTCGAATTACCGGAAGGTGGTTATTGTGCTCGTTCTTTGACATGCAAATCGCATTCTATGGGAGCCAAAAGATCTGTAGTTGGGCGTACACAACCGTTCGACTCACTCTTGGCTGATTATCATAAGCAACACCAAACTAAGATCGGAGCCGCTGCTGAGAAGCGTGCAAAGCAACAGGAGATACAGAAGCAACAGAAGCAGGTACAGAGAGAACAGAAGAAACAATCGCAGCAGAATAAGCAAAGCCAAAAAAATAGGAAGGGCAACTCGGCGGGACCAGGAGGCAGCTCGAAATCCGCAAATGGTGCTTCATCGAAAAACGGTACAGATGCGTTGGGATCTGACATGAGCTTGACGCCCGAAGAGGAAACAACTCAAGTCTTGAATGGTGTCTCCAGATCATTCCCTCTTCCTTTAGAGTCTACAGTACTCTCTTCAGTGAGAGGAAGAACTAAGTATTTCAGAATGAGAGAGATGTTCGCTTCTGCGTTCTCTGTGAAACCTGGCTACACTCCACCAGGGTATGGTGCTATTCATTCGCGCGTTGGTTGCCTCGACTTGGATAGGACTACCGACTACAAGCTTCGTATCCGTACTCCTCAGCCTATTAATCAACTGCCACCTCAAGGTCTAACTCCAGAACAGCTACAGAaattacaacaacaaagacTACTGCGAGCTCAGATGCAACGTGATAATCAGCAGCAAAATAATTATCAGCAGCAGCACCATCAAGCGCCAATTCCACAGCATCAACAGACCTCAATGCCATATAATCATGTTGCTGTACCGAGGGCCATGGATAGCATGTCAAAACCACCGCAAGGACAAATTTCTCATGAGCAGAATGGTTTGACCCCACAAGAGatccaatttcaacaacaaaactACGACAGCAACAATTACAGCAACAACGTTTCGAAGCGGCAGCCTTCCATCTAG
- the ALG2 gene encoding GDP-Man:Man(1)GlcNAc(2)-PP-dolichol alpha-1,3-mannosyltransferase (similar to Saccharomyces cerevisiae ALG2 (YGL065C); ancestral locus Anc_6.219): protein MSQTASKNRLKIAFIHPDLGIGGAERLVVDAAVGLQEEGHEVVIYTSHCDKTHCFEEIKSGILKVEVFGDQLPTNSLGRFFIVFANLRQLYLVLQLALRRKLDAHDLYIVDQLSTCLPFLHVLSSAKLLFYCHFPDQLLALRSGIMKRLYRVPFDLFEQFTMGTADSVVVNSGFTKSIYQKTFPYLKGSPKVIYPCVDLSLPEVDEFDQNFLNRLLGQNDQFYLSINRYERKKNISLALQAYALSKQRGENDNKLIICGGYDERIAENVKYLKELQQEAKSLDLSHTSIFYPEVQQSKNFDQLEVTDCKVIFLTSVSSSLKELLLRRMELLLYTPSFEHFGIVPLEAMKHGKPVIAVNTGGPLETVETLVHGQNEAVATGWLKNADAAEWAEAINEFTNVKNDASVNFAHNGPDRIKKYFSREAMTSSFEEDIDSFISKDKEVYGWEFARDVMVNGLLQVCCMRIFERQNLIWPYLMLAIVSVFYFKSWRFGTFWSALVTATAYDMWHSGP from the coding sequence ATGAGCCAAACTGCTAGCAAGAATAGACTAAAGATTGCCTTTATTCACCCAGATCTTGGAATTGGTGGTGCAGAAAGGCTTGTAGTGGACGCTGCTGTTGGCCTGCAAGAAGAGGGACATGAAGTTGTGATATATACAAGTCACTGTGACAAGACTCattgctttgaagaaatcaagagtGGAATACTGAAGGTGGAAGTTTTTGGAGATCAATTACCAACAAATTCGTTAGGCAGATTCTTTATCGTGTTCGCCAATCTGAGACAGCTCTATCTGGTGCTGCAATTGGCCTTAAGAAGGAAGCTTGACGCTCATGATTTATATATCGTGGATCAGCTGTCTACATGCTTACCGTTTTTGCACGTCTTGAGTAGTGCGAAGCTGCTCTTTTATTGCCATTTCCCAGACCAGCTGCTTGCTCTCAGATCTGGTATAATGAAAAGACTTTATCGTGTACCGTTTGACTTGTTTGAGCAGTTTACCATGGGGACGGCCGATTCGGTAGTGGTCAACTCCGGCTTCACCAAGTCTATATATCAAAAGACGTTTCCTTACTTGAAAGGCTCCCCAAAGGTGATCTACCCTTGTGTTGATCTGTCTTTGCCAGAGGTAGATGAGTTTGAtcagaattttttgaatcGTCTCTTAGGTCAGAATGACCAATTTTATCTCAGTATCAACAGATATGAGAGGAAAAAGAATATCTCACTGGCATTGCAAGCATATGCCTTGTCCAAACAACGAGGTGAAAATGATAACAAGTTAATAATATGTGGTGGTTATGATGAGAGGATAgctgaaaatgtcaaataCTTGAAAGAGCTTCAACAGGAAGCCAAAAGTTTGGATCTATCTCACACTAGTATCTTTTATCCCGAAGTTCAACAATCTAAaaactttgatcaattggaagTTACTGATTGCAAGGTTATATTTTTAACATCGGTATCTTCCTCGCTCAAGGAACTATTATTACGCCGAATGGAGCTGTTGTTGTATACGCCTTCGTTTGAACATTTTGGGATCGTTCCTCTAGAGGCAATGAAACATGGTAAGCCTGTGATAGCGGTCAATACTGGAGGGCCATTGGAGACTGTTGAAACCCTTGTTCATGGGCAGAATGAAGCAGTGGCAACGGGctggttgaaaaatgcagATGCAGCAGAGTGGGCTGAAGCTATCAATGAGTTCACCAATGTAAAGAACGATGCCTCGGTCAATTTTGCCCATAACGGTCCAGACAGGATCAAAAAATACTTCTCTCGTGAAGCGATGACTAGTAGTTTCGAAGAGGACATCGATTCCTTTATCAGCAAAGATAAGGAGGTATATGGCTGGGAATTTGCTAGAGATGTAATGGTTAATGGTCTCTTGCAAGTTTGTTGTATGCGCATTTTCGAAAGGCAGAATCTGATCTGGCCTTACTTAATGTTAGCGATAGTTTCGGTCTTCTACTTCAAGAGTTGGCGTTTTGGTACTTTCTGGAGTGCATTGGTTACTGCCACTGCTTATGACATGTGGCATAGTGGTCCTTAA
- the TDEL0E05280 gene encoding DUF1992 domain-containing protein, translated as MRRVLTLRYRYGRSRLYSSKDDEGYMARRLEDLKEQNTIDEDDPLVKLSKTERLVDMDTRLSELHRSLPQKSFENNHKNQLQYAKVQVHVNRQSKDIALSKPWGGDEDPRDTSLRMLVDSVAKPLNRSARVQGNLGFTKVVDQLSEPRKVRASRRMRRKLEDAQDNVLKYQRDKGQDSDKSEQLEFRTLYAEKFTPLGSFEKLRSLADQRIEESRKHGAFDNLENLRGKPVEMPRLNQHVDRTEHYLNNMLIRQKITPPWIESQGRVNEDLNNFRKEAKSGFENELISHLKKSRIYLTGANIESIKKSIKERYGSPEDFVLSRFSCWKSAQFAYFQTKTKTLNNNLRSYNLQAPLSTQKLYLLPDKEFKRVFDSINLDNLITTELSRDVKRESEPVAGSTSQSVFSWRGIFGIGR; from the coding sequence ATGAGAAGAGTCCTCACTTTGAGATATAGATATGGCCGATCGAGGCTGTACTCATCCAAAGACGATGAAGGTTATATGGCAAGGAGActggaagatttgaaggagCAGAATacaatcgatgaagatgaccCATTGGTGAAGTTGAGCAAAACTGAGAGGTTGGTTGATATGGACACCAGACTTAGTGAATTACACCGTTCATTACCTCAGAAATCATTTGAGAACAACCATAAAAATCAGCTACAGTATGCTAAGGTGCAGGTCCACGTTAACAGACAATCGAAGGACATTGCACTTTCGAAGCCCTGGGGCGGTGATGAAGATCCACGAGATACCTCTCTTAGAATGCTGGTTGATAGTGTTGCTAAGCCTTTGAATAGGTCTGCTAGAGTTCAGGGGAATCTGGGCTTCACCAAAGTGGTCGATCAGCTCAGTGAACCAAGAAAAGTAAGAGCCAGCAGAAGGATGAGACGTAAGCTTGAAGATGCTCAGGACAATGTGTTGAaatatcaaagagataAGGGACAAGATAGTGATAAAAGTGAGCAACTCGAGTTTAGAACACTCTATGCTGAAAAGTTTACACCACTTGGGTCCTTTGAGAAATTACGTTCCCTAGCGGaccaaagaattgaagagagtaGGAAACATGGTGCTTTTGATAATCTAGAGAATCTCAGAGGTAAGCCTGTTGAGATGCCACGTTTGAATCAACATGTCGATAGAACTGAACATTATCTGAACAACATGCTTATTCGACAGAAGATAACTCCCCCATGGATTGAGAGTCAAGGTAGAGtcaatgaagatttgaataATTTTAGGAAAGAGGCTAAAAGtggatttgaaaatgaaCTGATATCgcacttgaagaaatctagAATTTACCTTACTGGTGCCAATATTGAATCTATCAAGAAAAGTattaaagaaagatatGGGTCACCAGAGGATTTTGTTCTATCAAGATTCTCTTGCTGGAAGTCGGCCCAGTTTGCTTACTTTCAAACCAAAACTAAAACACTGAATAATAACCTGAGATCATACAATTTACAGGCTCCACTATCAACTCAGAAGCTCTACTTACTACCCgacaaagagtttaagAGGGTTTTCGATTCGATAAACCTTGATAATCTGATTACCACTGAGTTAAGCCGCGATGTCAAGCGCGAAAGCGAGCCTGTTGCTGGGAGCACGTCTCAAAGCGTATTTAGCTGGCGTGGCATTTTTggaattggaagataa
- the TYW1 gene encoding putative tRNA 4-demethylwyosine synthase (similar to Saccharomyces cerevisiae TYW1 (YPL207W); ancestral locus Anc_6.220): protein MSFNRGSALAVLLCIGIYLWLGGRLSVALAGLVFCGIFYKEFNGTSAEVVGLNEKTVVAEPTKKKKSCCGGKGGAGCCSSKGGEKKSGCCCGSKKKTADIEEYVPVAPKEDAYPEEIDFTDAFKPVNKSKKLGANARPPKVFSKPELKNASKHDEDLVKSAMTVSNSTLLSSQTYVFYSSLQGAAQRSAEKVHDILAKTEGLQLPPILMNLDELDDIDEYFVSIPSDNALYFLILPSYDTDCPLDYFLQTLEENFNDFRVDKFPLRKLVGYSILGIGDRESWPEKFCYQARKADHWIARLGGRRIFPVGEVCMKTGGDSEIADWANLLSDTLKDDEPILYEYDETVDDEDEADDQLGDLEDIGNEGTTVESEMKQMVAKDSPTFKKLTKQGYTIVGSHSGVKICRWTKSDLRGTGSCYKHSLFNIVSSRCMELTPSLACSSKCVFCWRHGTNPVSKNWRWEVDPPEYILENALQGHYSKIKQMRGVPGVVMDRFAKAFQVRHCALSLVGEPIMYPYINKFVELLHEKGISSFLVCNAQHPEALESIGKVTQLYVSIDASTKQELKKVDRPLYKDFWERMLTCLDTLRTTQSHQRTVFRLTLVKGFNMGDLSSYADLVQRGHPSFIEVKGATFAGSSDGNGNPLTMQNIPFYEECTNFVKEFAAELQRRGLGYDVAAEHAHSNCILIANTKFKINNEWHTHINFDRFFELLNSGKDFDAMDYTAKTPEWALFGNGGFAPGDTRVYRKGKKKSQQVVDTKQNI from the coding sequence ATGTCATTCAACCGTGGTAGCGCTCTTGCAGTGCTTTTGTGTATCGGAATCTACTTGTGGCTCGGAGGTAGACTTTCTGTGGCTTTAGCGGGCCTCGTATTCTGTGGGATCTTTTATAAAGAGTTCAATGGCACTTCAGCAGAAGTGGTTGGTTTGAATGAAAAGACAGTGGTTGCTGAACCAactaagaagaagaagtcttGTTGTGGAGGCAAAGGTGGTGCGGGATGCTGTTCATCAAAAGGTGGCGAGAAGAAGAGCGGCTGTTGCTGCGGTAGTAAAAAGAAAACTGCTGATATCGAAGAGTACGTGCCAGTTGCTCCGAAAGAGGATGCATATCctgaagagattgatttCACTGACGCTTTTAAGCCCGTTAATAAGTCAAAAAAATTGGGCGCCAATGCGAGGCCTCCCaaagtcttttcaaagcctGAATTAAAAAATGCATCTAAGCATGATGAGGATCTGGTTAAAAGTGCTATGACAGTGTCAAATTCCACTTTATTGTCATCTCAAACTTACGTCTTTTACAGTTCGTTGCAAGGTGCAGCTCAAAGATCTGCTGAAAAGGTGCATGATATTTTAGCAAAAACAGAAGGTTTGCAATTGCCAccaattttgatgaatttggatgaactagatgatatcgatgagtACTTCGTTTCCATTCCGTCCGACAACGCTCtttatttcttgattttACCATCATACGATACAGACTGCCCATTGGACTACTTCTTGCAGaccttggaagaaaatttcaacgatttcaGAGTCGACAAATTCCCCTTGCGTAAGTTGGTAGGTTATTCAATCTTGGGTATCGGTGACCGTGAATCGTGGCCAGAAAAGTTTTGTTATCAAGCTAGAAAAGCCGATCACTGGATTGCACGTCTAGGAGGTAGACGTATCTTCCCAGTCGGTGAAGTTTGTATGAAGACAGGAGGAGACTCAGAAATAGCGGATTGGGCCAATCTGCTTTCCGATACTTTAAAAGACGATGAGCCCATTCTTTATGAATACGACGAAACAGTGgacgacgaagatgaagcagatgatCAGTTAGGCGACTTGGAGGATATTGGTAATGAGGGTACTACTGTCGAGTCAGAGATGAAGCAAATGGTCGCTAAGGATAGTcccactttcaaaaaactTACCAAGCAAGGTTACACAATTGTTGGTTCTCATTCTGGTGTCAAGATTTGTAGATGGACGAAAAGTGACTTAAGGGGCACTGGATCCTGTTACAAACACTCGCTTTTCAACATTGTCTCCAGTAGGTGTATGGAATTGACACCATCCCTTGCCTGCTCATCAAAGTGTGTTTTTTGTTGGAGACATGGTACAAATCCTGTTTCCAAAAACTGGAGGTGGGAGGTCGATCCACCAGAGTACATTTTGGAGAATGCCCTCCAAGGTCATTATTCGAAGATTAAACAAATGAGAGGTGTTCCAGGGGTCGTAATGGACAGATTTGCGAAGGCTTTCCAAGTCCGTCACTGTGCTCTTTCCCTGGTCGGCGAACCAATCATGTATCCTTATATTAACAAATTCGTTGAATTACTGCATGAAAAGGGCATTTCAAGTTTCCTTGTTTGCAACGCTCAGCATCCAGAAGCTTTGGAAAGTATTGGTAAGGTTACTCAGCTTTATGTCTCTATTGACGCTTCAACCAAAcaagagttgaaaaaagttgACAGACCTTTGTACAAGGACTTTTGGGAAAGAATGCTGACATGCTTGGATACCCTGCGAACTACacaatctcatcaaagaacagTATTCAGATTAACATTGGTTAAGGGATTCAACATGGGTGACCTCTCTTCGTATGCAGATCTTGTTCAGCGCGGCCACCCAAGTTTCATCGAAGTTAAAGGTGCTACTTTTGCTGGATCTTCTGATGGTAATGGAAATCCATTGACAATGCAAAATATTCCATTTTATGAGGAATGTACGAATTTTGTAAAGGAGTTTGCCGcagaattgcaaagaaggGGACTTGGTTACGATGTGGCAGCAGAGCATGCTCATTCGAATTGTATATTGATTGCCAACACTAAGTTCAAGATTAACAATGAATGGCATACGCATATTAACTTTGATAGATTCTTTGAGCTCCTGAATTCGGGCAAGGATTTTGACGCAATGGATTACACTGCAAAGACACCAGAATGGGCTCTGTTTGGCAATGGAGGTTTCGCTCCTGGGGACACCAGGGTTTATAGAaaaggcaagaagaagtcgCAACAGGTAGTTGATACTAAACAAAATATTTAA